A window of Pedobacter lusitanus contains these coding sequences:
- a CDS encoding PAS domain S-box protein, producing the protein MKSLPLLKIIAFYLLLGIAALLLGHGLIDWIWTGREHNNLWNFHFLLDVTFMVIGSFIIFFSVRFYQKDQETTALNYQKLFNTSPLAIYVMAKGSFKIISVNEAMTKLYGYTEQEFLQMTSFDIRPEEERERIKNFMDQYGDQNPESIVWLHQKKDGERFYVKTTFHPIPLLKGGAYLVMVADIDKSIKDEKKINDLLHLYETVNHATNDVIWDYDVVKDKLKWMQGYNETYGYARDTSPDIFGAMQKIHPDDRLSVMDSFKKIFTDKQKYFFAEYRYRCADGSFKYIRDRGYAIFDTEGEPIRMIGAMQDIDKQKKYEQQLLNQNEQLKEIAWLNSHQVRRPLSNILGLISLIKDSANSDDVLEFVDFLAVSSKELDDAVIMINKQTMEGQAVQQSQDMA; encoded by the coding sequence ATGAAGAGTCTGCCGTTGCTTAAAATAATAGCTTTTTATCTGTTGCTCGGAATCGCTGCATTGCTGCTGGGGCATGGATTAATTGACTGGATCTGGACGGGCAGGGAGCATAACAATTTATGGAATTTTCATTTTTTACTGGATGTGACCTTTATGGTCATTGGGTCGTTTATTATCTTTTTCTCTGTTCGGTTTTATCAAAAAGATCAGGAAACTACAGCGTTGAATTATCAGAAGCTATTTAATACAAGTCCGCTTGCTATATATGTAATGGCCAAAGGAAGTTTTAAAATCATTTCTGTCAATGAGGCAATGACTAAGTTATACGGTTATACTGAGCAGGAGTTTTTGCAAATGACGTCTTTTGATATCAGGCCTGAAGAGGAGCGTGAACGTATCAAGAACTTCATGGACCAATATGGAGATCAGAATCCTGAATCTATAGTCTGGCTGCATCAGAAAAAAGATGGAGAGCGGTTTTATGTCAAAACAACTTTTCATCCTATACCCCTGTTGAAAGGCGGAGCTTATCTTGTCATGGTCGCCGATATAGATAAATCTATTAAGGATGAAAAAAAGATTAACGACCTGCTTCATTTATATGAGACCGTTAACCATGCAACAAATGATGTGATCTGGGATTATGATGTGGTAAAGGATAAACTCAAATGGATGCAGGGGTATAATGAAACTTATGGTTATGCCAGGGATACAAGTCCTGATATTTTCGGGGCGATGCAGAAGATTCATCCGGATGACCGCTTGTCGGTAATGGATTCGTTCAAAAAGATATTTACAGATAAGCAGAAGTATTTTTTTGCAGAGTACCGTTACCGGTGTGCTGATGGTTCTTTTAAATATATCAGGGATCGTGGCTACGCAATCTTTGATACTGAAGGTGAACCTATCCGGATGATAGGGGCGATGCAGGATATTGATAAGCAGAAAAAATATGAACAGCAGCTGCTCAATCAGAACGAACAGCTGAAAGAAATTGCCTGGCTGAACTCTCATCAGGTAAGAAGACCACTAAGTAATATATTAGGATTGATCAGTTTAATTAAAGATTCAGCAAATAGCGATGATGTCCTGGAGTTTGTTGATTTTCTTGCAGTCTCTTCCAAAGAGCTGGATGACGCTGTCATTATGATCAATAAACAAACTATGGAAGGCCAGGCTGTTCAGCAGTCTCAGGATATGGCTTGA
- a CDS encoding CoA-binding protein, whose amino-acid sequence MKNTLIIGATPNPARYAYLAAKMLTEKGHSIVNVGIKSGEVAGIPIEKPGEIHTDIDTITLYVGPHLQTEYFDYILKTKPKRVIFNPGTENDELESLLKEHHIEAVEACTLVLLSTGQY is encoded by the coding sequence ATGAAGAATACATTGATTATAGGTGCAACACCCAACCCGGCAAGATATGCTTATCTGGCAGCTAAAATGCTTACGGAAAAAGGTCATTCCATTGTTAATGTGGGTATTAAGAGCGGTGAGGTTGCTGGTATCCCAATTGAGAAGCCAGGGGAAATTCATACTGATATTGATACGATTACATTATATGTTGGTCCGCATTTGCAGACTGAATATTTCGACTATATTCTGAAGACAAAACCTAAACGGGTTATTTTTAATCCCGGAACGGAGAATGATGAACTGGAATCCTTGTTAAAGGAGCATCATATAGAGGCTGTTGAAGCCTGTACACTGGTTTTATTATCTACCGGTCAGTATTAA
- a CDS encoding NAD(P)/FAD-dependent oxidoreductase, with the protein MQKEIEITIAPEESGQDEPILKKLSAALKLDISRIKGYKIFKRSIDARSRKVIFRLQVRAFIDKPQPEETLTFSYQNVSDQKEVIIVGAGPAGLFAALQCIENGMKPVVLERGKDVKQRRRDLALINKEGIVNTESNYCYGEGGAGTYSDGKLYTRSNKRGDINKVLQIFVQHGATEDILVDARPHIGTNKLPHIITAIRETILNAGGEVHFDQKVTDFIIESGKIKGVVVNELYTLQADAVILATGHSARDIYTLLHQKGILVEAKPFAMGVRIEHPQAIIDEAQYHCPVRSEFLPPAYYSLVEQVGSRGVFSFCMCPGGIIAPCATYENEVVVNGWSPSKRNNPFANSGTVVQVTLEDVPGDDPLRMMNFQSAIEEKAFAMGGGNLVAPAQRMIDFVEDRLSEDLPKNSYLPGTKSVMLKDMLPDFIASSLKNALPLFGKKMRGYYTNEAILVGVESRSSSPVRIPRDRDTFQHPEVAGLYPCAEGAGYAGGIVSAAIDGVNCANAILKFS; encoded by the coding sequence ATGCAGAAAGAGATAGAAATAACCATCGCCCCCGAAGAATCAGGACAGGATGAACCCATCCTTAAAAAGCTTTCAGCAGCCCTGAAACTGGATATATCCCGTATTAAAGGCTATAAAATCTTTAAAAGATCTATCGACGCACGTTCCCGCAAAGTTATTTTCAGATTACAGGTAAGAGCGTTCATTGATAAGCCTCAGCCCGAAGAAACATTAACTTTCAGTTATCAGAACGTTAGTGATCAAAAAGAAGTAATTATTGTAGGTGCCGGCCCTGCCGGACTTTTTGCAGCCCTGCAGTGTATAGAAAATGGGATGAAACCTGTAGTACTGGAGCGTGGAAAGGACGTAAAGCAACGCAGACGCGATCTTGCACTGATCAATAAAGAAGGAATTGTAAATACAGAATCGAATTATTGTTATGGTGAGGGCGGGGCAGGAACCTACTCTGACGGAAAGTTATATACCCGTTCCAATAAAAGGGGGGATATTAATAAAGTACTGCAGATTTTTGTTCAGCATGGCGCAACAGAAGATATTCTTGTTGATGCAAGACCACATATCGGTACCAATAAACTCCCGCATATTATCACTGCGATCAGAGAGACTATATTAAACGCAGGTGGCGAAGTCCATTTCGATCAGAAAGTCACTGATTTTATCATAGAATCCGGTAAAATCAAAGGGGTGGTTGTCAATGAACTTTATACTTTACAGGCCGATGCCGTTATTCTCGCAACCGGTCACTCAGCACGTGATATTTATACTTTATTACATCAGAAAGGAATTCTGGTAGAGGCCAAACCTTTTGCGATGGGTGTAAGGATAGAACATCCACAGGCTATTATTGATGAAGCACAATATCATTGCCCGGTCAGAAGCGAATTTCTTCCGCCAGCTTATTACAGCCTGGTAGAACAGGTTGGCAGCAGAGGCGTATTTTCATTTTGTATGTGCCCGGGTGGTATTATCGCTCCCTGTGCAACTTACGAAAATGAAGTCGTGGTTAATGGCTGGTCGCCATCAAAACGGAATAATCCTTTTGCCAATTCAGGTACAGTGGTTCAGGTTACCCTGGAAGATGTTCCGGGCGATGACCCGCTGCGGATGATGAATTTTCAGTCGGCTATTGAAGAAAAGGCTTTTGCAATGGGTGGGGGTAATTTGGTTGCTCCGGCACAGCGGATGATAGATTTTGTGGAAGACAGACTTTCTGAAGATTTACCAAAAAACTCTTATCTGCCAGGTACAAAAAGTGTGATGCTTAAAGATATGCTGCCGGATTTTATTGCTTCAAGTTTGAAAAATGCACTGCCGCTTTTTGGTAAAAAGATGAGAGGTTATTATACAAACGAAGCGATATTGGTTGGTGTGGAGAGCAGAAGTTCATCGCCGGTGCGTATACCAAGAGACCGTGATACCTTTCAGCATCCGGAAGTAGCTGGTTTGTATCCATGTGCTGAAGGAGCGGGTTATGCCGGTGGAATAGTTTCAGCAGCGATTGATGGGGTCAACTGTGCAAATGCGATATTGAAATTTAGCTAA